The following are encoded together in the Corallococcus silvisoli genome:
- a CDS encoding tryptophan 2,3-dioxygenase yields MNKRDLEPGIVTDLAGRTTYGDYLQLDRLLSAQVPRSQPPHHDELLFIVQHQTSELWMKLLLHELSACIRYIQADRLEPSFKIFARVAHIQRMLFEQWSVLETLTPNEYLEFRDTLGHASGFQSFQYRALEFLLGNKDEAALGPFRHVQGVHAELERLLQSPGIYDEFLRHLSRMGHDVPKSHVERDWRQPYEKSPQVMEVFRRIYEDTETHWDAYEMCEKLVDTEERFQLWRYRHMMTVMRIIGFKQGTGGSSGVGFLRKALDLRFFPELWDVRTSLTPPSKPRGPA; encoded by the coding sequence ATGAACAAACGCGATCTGGAGCCTGGAATCGTCACGGACCTCGCGGGACGGACGACGTATGGCGACTACCTGCAGCTGGACCGCTTGCTGTCCGCGCAGGTGCCCCGCTCGCAGCCGCCCCATCACGACGAGCTGCTGTTCATCGTCCAGCACCAGACGAGCGAGCTGTGGATGAAGCTGCTCCTCCACGAGCTGTCCGCCTGCATCCGCTACATCCAGGCGGACCGGCTGGAGCCGTCCTTCAAGATCTTCGCGCGCGTGGCGCACATCCAGCGGATGCTCTTCGAGCAGTGGAGCGTGCTGGAGACGCTCACGCCCAATGAGTACCTGGAGTTCCGCGACACCCTGGGCCACGCGTCGGGCTTCCAGAGCTTCCAGTACCGGGCGCTGGAGTTCCTGCTGGGCAACAAGGACGAAGCGGCGCTGGGGCCCTTCCGGCACGTGCAGGGCGTGCACGCGGAGCTGGAGCGCCTGCTGCAGTCCCCCGGCATCTACGACGAGTTCCTGCGGCACCTTTCGCGCATGGGCCACGACGTGCCCAAGAGCCACGTGGAGCGCGACTGGCGTCAGCCGTATGAGAAGAGTCCCCAGGTGATGGAGGTGTTCCGCCGCATCTACGAGGACACCGAGACGCACTGGGATGCGTATGAGATGTGCGAGAAGCTGGTGGACACGGAGGAGCGGTTCCAGCTCTGGCGCTACCGGCACATGATGACGGTGATGCGCATCATCGGGTTCAAGCAGGGCACGGGCGGCTCGTCGGGCGTGGGCTTCCTGCGCAAGGCGCTGGACCTGCGTTTCTTCCCGGAGCTGTGGGACGTGCGCACGTCGCTGACGCCGCCGTCGAAGCCCCGGGGCCCCGCGTAG
- a CDS encoding Uma2 family endonuclease — protein sequence MTQKPATYADLQALPSNQVGEIVDGVLHASPRPAAPHARTALELAGELREPFDRGRSGPGGWLFLLEPELHLRRDILVPDLAGWRLERMPKIPRVVGITMAPDWLCEVLSPSTARLDRGRKLAAYAREGVKHVWLVDPLQRTLEVLRLEGAHYLLMGTHEDVETVRAEPFEAFALELGVLWDDIAE from the coding sequence ATGACCCAAAAGCCCGCCACCTACGCCGACCTCCAAGCGCTCCCCTCGAACCAGGTGGGGGAGATCGTCGATGGGGTCCTGCACGCGAGCCCGAGGCCCGCGGCACCGCACGCCCGCACGGCCTTGGAGCTTGCGGGTGAGCTGCGAGAGCCCTTCGACCGGGGACGCAGCGGGCCTGGAGGGTGGCTGTTCCTCCTCGAGCCGGAGCTGCATCTGAGGCGGGACATCCTGGTGCCGGACCTCGCGGGGTGGCGTCTGGAGCGGATGCCCAAGATTCCCAGGGTGGTGGGCATCACGATGGCGCCGGATTGGCTGTGCGAGGTGTTGTCCCCCTCCACGGCCCGGCTGGACCGGGGCCGGAAGCTGGCGGCCTACGCGCGCGAGGGCGTGAAGCACGTCTGGCTGGTGGATCCCCTCCAGCGCACGCTGGAGGTCCTCCGGCTCGAAGGGGCGCACTACCTGTTGATGGGCACCCACGAGGACGTGGAGACCGTCCGCGCGGAGCCATTCGAGGCGTTCGCGCTGGAACTGGGGGTCCTGTGGGACGACATCGCGGAGTAG
- a CDS encoding hemerythrin domain-containing protein, with amino-acid sequence MVGPFDILLEQHRELEALLERLDTETDAGELEWRQAALSDLLRLHCRLEERHIYPLLARVEGRSRAREEAEDHLTLRELLEELQELTPRGIEWQARLCALEDQVVAHVQGTEHLLLPRLVTSLDADELEELGHDLALTYEELLERSQRTPASSRGALLEPLHWDV; translated from the coding sequence ATGGTGGGGCCATTCGACATCCTCCTGGAGCAACACCGCGAGCTGGAGGCGCTCCTGGAGCGGCTGGACACGGAGACGGACGCGGGGGAGCTGGAGTGGCGACAGGCGGCCCTCTCGGACCTCCTGCGCCTGCATTGTCGCCTGGAGGAACGTCACATCTACCCACTGCTGGCGCGCGTCGAGGGCCGCTCCCGCGCCCGCGAGGAGGCGGAGGACCACCTCACGCTGCGTGAGTTGCTGGAGGAATTGCAGGAGCTGACGCCTCGCGGAATCGAGTGGCAGGCGCGGCTCTGTGCATTGGAGGACCAGGTGGTCGCGCATGTGCAGGGTACGGAACATCTGTTGCTGCCCCGACTGGTGACTTCGCTCGACGCCGACGAGCTGGAGGAACTGGGACATGACCTCGCCCTGACGTACGAGGAGCTGCTGGAGCGCTCGCAGCGCACCCCCGCTTCCAGTCGTGGGGCGTTGTTGGAACCCCTGCATTGGGACGTGTGA
- a CDS encoding universal stress protein — MAIICATNLSAEAVHAATVAATVAERLGEPLLLLGVDDEVPDANAPEALSAAEGGLAEEVVRLRTLTGTVEPRMQRGASVETLLGDEECRDARLVVVAADGWRTSPWRKTSLAERLARHGCAPVLAVRQDTALLDWARGRRRLLVTVGVDPRSVTSDAALTFLRELRRVGGCDVLATFVCSPMEERARLGVHTPVHVERLDPWARHMEGLDPLVERVLQREVRERVGDLEGEGCVEVVLEPGYGRPADHLLHVAHARAAELTVVGMHLRGGMQRLWHGSVSEGVLRHSERSVACIPPGAREPRRLPPPRSALVPVDFSPASGRAIAQACSLVGPGGRVHLLHVHRLRGRERGPRDFHGVLPEPAGERDAVLGRLWEQVPQDADALAVHWSVEGVSGEDVATAICQATEREGVDLVCVGTSHRHEVVTDGLAGAVARQLVLRCRRPVMVVPAA, encoded by the coding sequence ATGGCCATCATCTGCGCAACGAACCTGTCCGCCGAGGCCGTGCACGCGGCGACCGTCGCGGCGACCGTCGCCGAGCGGCTGGGGGAGCCCCTGCTGCTGCTGGGCGTGGATGACGAGGTCCCGGACGCGAACGCGCCGGAGGCCCTCTCCGCCGCGGAGGGGGGGCTCGCCGAGGAGGTCGTGCGCCTCCGGACCCTCACCGGGACGGTGGAGCCCCGCATGCAGCGAGGCGCCTCGGTGGAGACGCTGCTGGGCGACGAGGAGTGCCGCGACGCCCGGCTGGTGGTGGTGGCCGCGGACGGCTGGCGCACGTCCCCCTGGCGCAAGACGTCCCTGGCCGAGCGGCTGGCCCGGCACGGCTGTGCCCCGGTGCTGGCGGTGCGCCAGGACACGGCGCTCCTGGACTGGGCCCGGGGCCGGCGCCGGCTGCTGGTGACGGTGGGGGTGGATCCGCGCTCCGTCACCTCGGACGCGGCGCTCACCTTCCTGCGCGAGCTGCGGCGCGTGGGCGGGTGCGACGTGCTGGCCACCTTCGTGTGCTCGCCCATGGAGGAGCGCGCGCGGCTGGGCGTCCATACGCCGGTGCACGTGGAGCGGCTGGACCCCTGGGCCCGCCACATGGAGGGCCTGGACCCCCTGGTGGAGCGCGTGCTCCAGCGCGAGGTGCGCGAGCGCGTGGGAGACCTGGAGGGCGAAGGCTGCGTGGAGGTGGTGCTGGAGCCTGGCTATGGCCGCCCGGCGGACCACCTGCTGCACGTGGCCCACGCGCGGGCCGCGGAGCTGACGGTGGTGGGCATGCACCTGCGCGGCGGCATGCAGCGGCTGTGGCACGGCTCCGTGTCCGAGGGCGTGCTGCGCCACTCGGAGCGCTCCGTGGCGTGCATCCCGCCGGGGGCGCGCGAGCCCCGCCGCCTCCCTCCGCCCCGGAGCGCGCTGGTGCCGGTGGACTTCAGCCCCGCGTCCGGGCGGGCCATCGCGCAGGCGTGCTCGCTGGTGGGCCCGGGGGGCCGCGTGCACCTGCTGCACGTGCACCGGCTCCGGGGCCGTGAGCGGGGCCCCCGGGACTTCCACGGCGTGCTGCCGGAGCCCGCGGGCGAACGGGACGCCGTGCTGGGCCGGCTCTGGGAGCAGGTCCCCCAGGACGCCGACGCGCTGGCGGTGCACTGGAGCGTGGAGGGCGTCAGCGGGGAGGACGTGGCCACCGCCATCTGCCAGGCCACGGAGCGCGAGGGCGTGGACCTGGTCTGCGTGGGCACGTCGCACCGTCACGAAGTCGTGACGGACGGACTGGCGGGCGCCGTGGCCCGCCAGCTGGTGCTGCGCTGCCGCCGACCGGTGATGGTGGTGCCCGCCGCCTGA
- a CDS encoding P-loop NTPase family protein, translated as MALRGYREEDLVSNRASLLIHGGTEDERRAWAEEAARNFGVSLTEVRQAPELSAALRQPNGVVFIADAAKLPLEAQGLILRCLQMQEERPKVVVGVSGTATAALTRGTLREDLHYRLNQAQVDLQTDGLRDALKRRWAQQAEQLAVRAAALKAAEEKERAAAVARRPGSVTRILPKRKASSSTRKGAPRNAVR; from the coding sequence GTGGCTCTTCGCGGTTATCGAGAAGAGGACCTCGTCTCCAACCGTGCATCGCTGCTCATCCACGGAGGCACCGAGGACGAGCGCAGGGCCTGGGCGGAGGAAGCCGCGCGCAACTTTGGCGTCTCCCTCACGGAGGTGCGTCAGGCGCCGGAGCTGTCCGCGGCGCTGCGGCAGCCCAACGGCGTGGTCTTCATCGCGGACGCGGCGAAGCTGCCGCTGGAAGCCCAGGGGCTCATCCTGCGCTGCCTGCAGATGCAGGAGGAGCGGCCCAAGGTGGTGGTGGGCGTGTCGGGCACGGCGACCGCGGCCCTCACGCGAGGCACGCTGCGCGAGGACCTCCACTACCGGCTGAACCAGGCGCAGGTGGACCTGCAGACGGACGGCCTGCGTGACGCGCTCAAGCGCCGCTGGGCGCAGCAGGCGGAGCAGCTGGCCGTGCGCGCCGCGGCGCTGAAGGCCGCCGAGGAGAAGGAGCGCGCCGCCGCCGTGGCCCGCCGCCCCGGCTCCGTCACCCGCATCCTCCCCAAGCGCAAGGCCTCGTCGTCCACCCGCAAGGGCGCGCCCCGCAACGCGGTCCGCTGA
- a CDS encoding lysophospholipid acyltransferase family protein, translating into MENPLTRLRQAVFHVAEGGAALSARYHRARLVGVEHLRCQGPLLLVGNHGVWGYETPAFFHLLHRATGRYPLGLAERGFFKIPLVRTVLPWLGGVEGTPENALRSLADGQLVVCYPGGARETFKRSQGRYRLRWERTLGFARLAMRAGVPVVPFAGFGVDDTFFWPPDEERWCLRLAAEAKYRMPLVMGLGPLPLPVQLTFAVGEPHPPPPSGAPESRVRAFRDSVAASVRRLLLRASHV; encoded by the coding sequence GTGGAAAATCCACTCACCCGCCTCCGGCAGGCCGTGTTCCATGTCGCGGAAGGCGGCGCCGCCCTGTCCGCGCGCTATCACCGGGCCCGTCTGGTGGGTGTTGAACACCTGCGCTGCCAGGGCCCCCTGCTGCTCGTGGGCAACCACGGTGTCTGGGGATACGAGACCCCGGCGTTCTTCCACCTGCTCCACCGGGCCACGGGGCGCTATCCGCTGGGGTTGGCGGAGCGGGGGTTCTTCAAGATTCCCCTCGTACGCACGGTGCTGCCCTGGCTGGGCGGGGTGGAGGGCACGCCGGAGAATGCGTTGCGTTCGCTGGCGGACGGGCAGCTTGTCGTCTGCTATCCCGGGGGCGCGCGGGAGACCTTCAAACGCAGTCAGGGCCGCTACCGCCTGAGATGGGAGCGCACGCTGGGCTTCGCCCGGCTGGCCATGCGGGCCGGGGTGCCGGTGGTGCCCTTCGCGGGCTTCGGGGTGGATGACACCTTCTTCTGGCCACCGGACGAGGAGCGGTGGTGCCTGCGGTTGGCCGCCGAGGCCAAATACCGCATGCCCCTGGTGATGGGATTGGGGCCCCTGCCGCTGCCAGTACAACTCACCTTCGCCGTGGGTGAACCCCATCCGCCGCCACCGTCGGGGGCGCCGGAGTCGAGGGTGAGGGCCTTCCGCGACAGCGTGGCCGCCAGCGTCCGCCGCCTGCTCTTGAGGGCCAGCCATGTCTGA
- a CDS encoding alpha/beta fold hydrolase — translation MSDASATPPGRDRAPPLVPAVEDIQRGYERLEREERRVRGTPVRLFTFPGGNRDVSRTVVCLPGLGASGRSFAPMEPLAEAWRLLLWTPPLKTPATHTPLQWNLSVLNHPEAQLPERFALMGSSYGSLVAIGYALEHPERVKALVLVSPVASVRRWRRLALTLSTLVRAPRPLAYVFAPTVARVMGGRSLPPEARAEIVREARRLSSLELLRRLRDILGADFLHRLGELRVPTLIIEGGRDLLVPPSAARDVAAHVPGARLEFLETASHLPYMSHPEAFNARVSDFLARHLD, via the coding sequence ATGTCTGATGCCTCCGCCACTCCCCCGGGCCGCGACCGCGCGCCCCCGCTGGTTCCGGCCGTGGAAGACATCCAGCGCGGCTATGAGCGGCTGGAGCGCGAGGAGCGCCGCGTGCGGGGCACTCCGGTGCGTCTGTTCACCTTTCCCGGGGGCAACAGGGATGTCTCACGCACGGTGGTCTGTCTTCCGGGGCTGGGCGCCAGTGGCCGGTCCTTCGCGCCCATGGAGCCGCTGGCGGAGGCGTGGCGGCTGCTGTTGTGGACGCCGCCGCTCAAGACACCCGCGACCCACACGCCGTTGCAGTGGAACCTGTCCGTGTTGAACCACCCGGAGGCCCAGCTCCCGGAGCGCTTCGCGCTGATGGGTTCGTCCTATGGCAGCCTGGTGGCCATCGGCTATGCGCTGGAGCACCCGGAGCGGGTGAAGGCGCTGGTGCTGGTGTCGCCGGTGGCCAGCGTGCGCCGGTGGCGGCGGCTGGCGTTGACGCTGTCCACGCTGGTGCGGGCCCCTCGGCCGCTGGCGTATGTGTTCGCGCCCACGGTGGCCCGGGTGATGGGCGGCCGTTCGCTGCCGCCGGAGGCCCGGGCGGAGATCGTGCGCGAGGCCCGGCGTCTGTCGTCGCTGGAGCTGCTGCGACGGCTGCGCGACATCCTGGGCGCGGACTTCCTGCACCGGCTGGGGGAGCTGCGGGTGCCCACGCTCATCATCGAGGGCGGACGCGACCTGCTGGTGCCGCCTTCGGCCGCGCGCGACGTGGCGGCGCACGTGCCGGGCGCCCGGCTGGAGTTCCTGGAGACGGCCAGTCACCTGCCGTACATGAGCCATCCCGAAGCGTTCAATGCCCGTGTGTCGGACTTCCTCGCGCGGCACCTCGACTGA
- a CDS encoding proline dehydrogenase family protein — protein sequence MTTAADHLSRSALLFLSRQSQLKDMATRFKPFRQLASRFIAGETLEEAVDAVRALTARGLMASFDHLNEAVRTPQETRDEVRQYQRLLARIDQVGVKANVSLKLTQCGLLFDRGLALQNARAVVADAAARDSFVRVDMEESAVTQATLDIVRDLRAEFGEPHVGAVLQSYLRRTEADAKALCAERVRIRLCKGAYLEGPDVAFPDKKDVDASFVRCMRILLDSGVYHGIATHDERMIDATREHAARNRLPKDAFEFQMLYGIRRDLQERLVKEGHPVRVYVPYGKHWYPYFMRRLAERPANLGFVLRHLTKG from the coding sequence ATGACCACCGCCGCCGACCACCTGTCCCGCTCCGCGCTGCTGTTCCTGTCGCGCCAGTCCCAGCTCAAGGACATGGCCACGCGGTTCAAACCCTTTCGCCAGCTGGCTTCGCGCTTCATCGCGGGGGAGACGCTGGAGGAGGCGGTGGACGCGGTGCGGGCCCTCACGGCGCGCGGGTTGATGGCCAGCTTCGACCACCTCAACGAAGCGGTGCGCACGCCCCAGGAGACACGCGACGAAGTGCGTCAGTATCAGCGGCTGCTCGCGCGCATCGACCAGGTGGGCGTGAAGGCCAACGTGTCATTGAAACTGACGCAGTGCGGGTTGTTGTTCGACCGGGGCCTGGCGCTCCAGAACGCGCGGGCGGTGGTGGCGGACGCGGCGGCGCGCGACTCCTTCGTGCGCGTGGACATGGAGGAGAGCGCGGTGACGCAGGCGACCCTGGACATCGTGCGGGACCTGCGCGCGGAGTTCGGCGAGCCGCACGTGGGCGCCGTGCTCCAGAGCTACCTCCGGCGCACGGAGGCGGACGCGAAGGCCCTGTGCGCGGAACGCGTCCGCATCCGGCTGTGCAAGGGGGCCTACCTGGAGGGTCCGGACGTGGCCTTCCCGGACAAGAAGGACGTGGATGCGAGCTTCGTGCGCTGCATGCGCATCCTGTTGGACAGCGGCGTGTATCACGGCATCGCCACGCATGATGAGCGGATGATTGACGCCACGCGGGAGCACGCCGCGCGCAACCGCCTGCCCAAGGACGCGTTTGAATTCCAGATGCTGTATGGCATCCGGCGCGACCTCCAGGAGCGGTTGGTGAAGGAGGGCCACCCGGTGCGTGTCTATGTCCCGTATGGGAAGCACTGGTACCCGTATTTCATGCGACGGCTGGCGGAGCGCCCGGCCAACCTGGGGTTCGTCCTGCGCCACCTGACGAAGGGGTGA
- a CDS encoding cation:proton antiporter, with the protein MMTVLQQWVADGLVALGLLFITGAIIGMYRLPSVLTRVHAAGAVPFGSVLVIIGATLATGDVQLMLRGLLVSAFLMLTIPSSAHAIAWLAEGRPEVAHEKARSRGSHGHGRKDAPPEPPGR; encoded by the coding sequence ATGATGACCGTGCTCCAGCAATGGGTGGCGGATGGGCTGGTGGCGCTGGGCCTGCTCTTCATCACCGGCGCCATCATCGGGATGTACCGCCTGCCCTCGGTGCTCACGCGGGTGCACGCGGCGGGCGCGGTGCCCTTCGGCTCGGTGCTGGTCATCATCGGCGCCACGCTCGCGACGGGGGACGTGCAGTTGATGCTGCGCGGGTTGCTCGTCTCCGCGTTCCTGATGCTCACCATCCCCAGCTCCGCCCACGCCATCGCCTGGCTGGCGGAGGGACGCCCCGAGGTCGCCCACGAGAAGGCGCGCTCGCGCGGGTCCCACGGACACGGAAGGAAGGACGCGCCACCGGAGCCGCCCGGCCGCTGA
- a CDS encoding SCO family protein, producing the protein MSAESPSSPAAPRPQSLRRSWVWAGVVVASLGMLAVALHDLADARSTPPPRLGALPDFTFTRQDGQPFGSKQLRGQPFIANFIFTRCPTVCPVFTQKMARVQEHTAGLGQKLRLVSFSVDPTYDTPERLAEYGQKYRADFARWNFLTGDYATLKDTIVQGFKISMGREPGAAEDDLLSIFHGTHFVLVDGTGEIRGYYDSADPEATQRLETDARRLASEEG; encoded by the coding sequence ATGTCCGCCGAATCGCCCTCCTCCCCCGCCGCGCCCCGTCCCCAAAGCCTCCGCCGCTCCTGGGTCTGGGCAGGGGTCGTGGTGGCGTCGCTCGGGATGCTCGCGGTGGCGCTCCACGACCTGGCTGACGCCCGCTCCACGCCGCCCCCTCGGCTGGGCGCCCTGCCCGACTTCACCTTCACGCGGCAGGACGGACAGCCCTTCGGGTCGAAGCAGCTCCGCGGCCAGCCCTTCATCGCCAACTTCATCTTCACCCGCTGCCCCACCGTCTGCCCCGTCTTCACCCAGAAGATGGCGCGCGTGCAGGAGCACACCGCGGGGCTCGGGCAGAAGCTGCGGCTGGTGTCCTTCTCCGTGGATCCGACCTACGACACCCCGGAGCGGCTCGCCGAGTACGGCCAGAAGTACCGCGCGGACTTCGCCCGCTGGAACTTCCTCACCGGCGACTACGCGACCCTCAAGGACACCATCGTCCAGGGGTTCAAGATCAGCATGGGCCGCGAGCCCGGCGCCGCCGAGGACGACCTGCTCTCCATCTTCCACGGCACCCACTTCGTGCTCGTGGACGGCACCGGCGAGATTCGCGGCTACTACGACAGCGCGGACCCCGAGGCCACCCAGCGCCTGGAAACCGATGCCCGGCGGCTCGCCAGCGAAGAGGGCTGA
- a CDS encoding adenylate/guanylate cyclase domain-containing protein codes for MSASNPLFGDLLLKLGVVTPGQVQEALALQALTGQRVGEALISLGYVSREQIQDALGEALGLNPEKGPAQPPLGELLVGLKYVTLAQLSEALARQRRDGRRLGEILVEQGHCTYKQIYEALGLQNRIAGRQDLPRPAMEGRRRVVVVDDSPLACAFVQEGLVGLGYEVLCFQDPYEALEGMGRLQPAIVLSDLEMPGLDGVELCRRLKEGPRSAIPVIMLTANDREAERVRGLRAGADDYVNKSASMDELAARIESVVRRTGETERMRKLFARYTSDAVVEEILKSADAAVLAGEKREVTVLFADIRNFTGLAESLPPEQVVAVLNQVLGRLSDAVLTCGGTLDKFLGDGLMAVFGAPVGRPDDALRGLQCAKMMMEAVAELRAAAEAEWVAHGREGRPLVLELGVGLNSGVVVSGNIGSALRAEYTCIGDAVNVAARLCALAGPGEILVGERTRELVDANETAFEDLPPVRLKGKQQPVPLYRAL; via the coding sequence GTGAGTGCTTCGAACCCCCTCTTCGGTGACCTGTTGCTCAAGCTGGGCGTCGTGACGCCGGGGCAGGTGCAGGAGGCGCTCGCGCTCCAGGCCCTCACCGGGCAGCGCGTGGGCGAGGCGCTCATCTCCCTGGGCTACGTGTCGCGCGAGCAGATCCAGGACGCGCTCGGCGAGGCCCTGGGCTTGAACCCGGAGAAGGGGCCCGCGCAGCCGCCGCTGGGCGAGCTCCTGGTGGGCCTCAAATACGTGACGCTCGCGCAGCTTAGCGAGGCCCTGGCGCGGCAGCGGCGCGACGGGCGGCGGCTGGGGGAGATCCTCGTCGAGCAGGGCCACTGCACCTACAAGCAGATCTACGAAGCGCTGGGGTTGCAGAACCGCATCGCCGGACGGCAGGACCTGCCGCGTCCCGCGATGGAGGGCCGCCGCCGGGTGGTGGTGGTGGACGACAGCCCCCTGGCGTGCGCGTTCGTGCAGGAGGGGCTGGTGGGGCTGGGCTACGAGGTCCTCTGCTTCCAGGACCCGTACGAGGCCCTGGAGGGCATGGGCCGGCTGCAGCCCGCCATCGTGCTGAGCGACCTGGAGATGCCGGGGCTGGATGGCGTGGAGCTGTGCCGGCGGCTGAAGGAGGGCCCTCGCAGCGCCATCCCGGTCATCATGCTCACCGCGAACGACCGCGAGGCGGAGCGCGTGCGGGGCCTGCGCGCGGGCGCGGACGACTACGTGAACAAGTCCGCGTCCATGGACGAGCTGGCGGCGCGCATCGAGAGCGTGGTGCGCCGCACGGGCGAGACGGAGCGCATGCGCAAGCTGTTCGCGCGCTACACGTCCGACGCGGTGGTGGAGGAGATCCTCAAGAGCGCGGACGCGGCGGTGCTGGCCGGGGAGAAGCGCGAGGTGACGGTGTTGTTCGCGGACATCCGCAACTTCACGGGCCTGGCGGAGAGCCTCCCTCCCGAGCAGGTGGTGGCGGTGCTCAACCAGGTGCTGGGCCGGCTGTCGGACGCGGTGCTCACCTGCGGCGGCACGCTGGACAAGTTCCTGGGGGACGGGCTGATGGCGGTGTTCGGCGCGCCGGTGGGCCGCCCGGACGACGCGCTCCGGGGCCTCCAGTGCGCGAAGATGATGATGGAGGCCGTGGCGGAGCTGCGCGCGGCGGCGGAGGCCGAGTGGGTGGCCCACGGCCGCGAGGGCCGGCCCCTGGTGCTGGAGCTGGGCGTGGGGCTGAACTCGGGCGTGGTGGTGTCCGGCAACATCGGCAGCGCGCTGCGCGCGGAGTACACCTGCATTGGCGACGCGGTGAACGTGGCCGCGCGGCTGTGCGCGCTGGCCGGGCCGGGGGAAATCCTGGTGGGCGAGCGGACGCGCGAGCTGGTGGACGCCAACGAGACGGCCTTCGAGGACCTGCCGCCGGTGCGCTTGAAGGGCAAGCAGCAGCCGGTGCCGCTGTACCGCGCCCTCTGA
- a CDS encoding cell wall protein yields the protein MSVDKAFREMIRNEIEVQLKPLRDVVSRLESGTADLDALRSVAERLAPLAQVVGPLFGASAPAASKAGRRPVGRPAGRPAVSAPVAAVGGKRRGRKPAVAEGGARECAIKGCGKPSRTKGYCAAHYQKLRMLEKTNRRPAEWADYANPNSVEDIKLPRGRAASKALAEAAQKNG from the coding sequence ATGTCAGTTGACAAGGCGTTCCGCGAGATGATTCGCAACGAGATTGAAGTTCAACTCAAGCCCCTGCGCGACGTGGTGTCTCGTCTGGAGTCGGGGACGGCGGACCTGGACGCGCTGCGCAGCGTGGCCGAGCGGCTGGCTCCCCTGGCCCAGGTGGTGGGCCCCCTCTTCGGCGCGAGCGCGCCGGCGGCGAGCAAGGCGGGGCGTCGTCCCGTGGGCCGTCCCGCGGGGCGTCCGGCCGTGAGCGCGCCGGTGGCGGCGGTGGGTGGCAAGCGCCGGGGCCGCAAGCCGGCGGTGGCGGAGGGCGGCGCCCGCGAGTGCGCCATCAAGGGCTGCGGCAAGCCCAGCCGCACCAAGGGCTACTGCGCCGCGCACTACCAGAAGCTGCGCATGCTGGAGAAGACCAACCGCCGTCCCGCGGAGTGGGCGGATTACGCCAACCCCAACAGCGTCGAGGACATCAAGCTGCCGCGGGGTCGCGCCGCTTCCAAGGCGCTGGCGGAAGCCGCTCAGAAGAACGGTTAA
- a CDS encoding type II secretion system protein GspG has translation MAATSSASAVPEKSRRSPLPWVAVVFGLALVVALVFTAFRRRDPELARQIHADFTVILAALERYQSDHEGRLPEEGDLDALLVPRYLPAVPADPWGRAYHYASNAQGVFLATFGRENLRGGVGEDQDHTNHDGHQELLR, from the coding sequence ATGGCCGCCACGTCCTCCGCCTCCGCCGTCCCCGAGAAGTCCCGCCGTTCCCCGCTGCCCTGGGTGGCGGTCGTCTTCGGGTTGGCGCTCGTCGTGGCCCTGGTGTTCACCGCCTTCCGCCGCCGCGACCCCGAGCTGGCCCGGCAGATCCACGCCGACTTCACCGTCATCCTGGCCGCGCTGGAGCGCTACCAGTCCGACCACGAGGGCCGGTTGCCGGAGGAGGGAGACCTGGACGCGCTGCTGGTGCCCCGCTACCTCCCCGCCGTGCCGGCGGACCCGTGGGGCCGGGCGTACCACTACGCGAGCAACGCCCAGGGCGTGTTCCTGGCCACCTTCGGCCGGGAGAACCTGCGCGGCGGCGTGGGCGAGGACCAGGACCACACCAACCACGACGGGCACCAGGAGCTGCTGCGCTAG
- a CDS encoding monovalent cation/H+ antiporter complex subunit F gives MHETFFTLAILWLVGLLGTLVLLASRQRSAADVLMSVDTLGLVIGAALALYGATRGEAGYLDAALVLALLSYVQTVAGARYLHHGRAFHDEEDSR, from the coding sequence GTGCACGAGACCTTCTTCACCCTGGCCATCCTCTGGTTGGTGGGCCTGCTGGGCACGCTGGTGCTCCTCGCGTCACGCCAGCGCTCCGCCGCGGACGTGCTCATGTCGGTGGACACCCTGGGCCTGGTCATCGGCGCGGCGCTGGCCCTGTATGGCGCCACGCGCGGCGAGGCCGGCTATCTGGACGCGGCCCTGGTGCTGGCGCTGCTCTCCTACGTGCAGACGGTGGCGGGAGCGCGCTACCTGCACCACGGCCGCGCCTTCCACGACGAGGAGGACTCCCGATGA